From a single Kitasatospora sp. NBC_00458 genomic region:
- a CDS encoding ubiquitin-like small modifier protein 1: MSANVRIPTILRTYTGGASEVAAEGATLGDVIADLEKNHAGIAARILDDTGKLRRFVNVYVNDDDVRFAEGLATEIKDGASVSIIPAVAGGC, from the coding sequence ATGAGCGCCAACGTCCGCATCCCGACCATCCTGCGCACCTACACCGGCGGCGCCAGTGAGGTGGCCGCCGAGGGCGCGACCCTGGGCGACGTCATCGCCGACCTGGAGAAGAACCACGCCGGGATCGCCGCGCGCATCCTGGACGACACCGGCAAGCTGCGCCGTTTCGTGAACGTCTACGTGAACGACGACGACGTGCGGTTCGCCGAGGGCCTGGCGACGGAGATCAAGGACGGCGCGAGCGTCTCGATCATTCCGGCGGTGGCCGGCGGCTGCTGA
- a CDS encoding ABC transporter ATP-binding protein, with protein sequence MSQPDSARPVLHLRNVIRVHGQGSVQVYALRGVELAVHPGEFVAVMGPSGSGKSTLLTLAGGLDRPTGGQVVVEGVELGGLNRTGLAALRRRSVGYVFQDYNLIPALTAAENIALPRELDGTSGRAARREALTALEELGIPELANRFPEEMSGGQQQRVAIARALVGDRRLVLADEPTGALDSATGEAVLGVLRARCDAGAAAMMVTHDPRHAVWADRVVFLRDGRIVDESIGRDAETLLQLSSRNGAGR encoded by the coding sequence ATGTCCCAGCCAGATTCCGCCCGACCCGTCCTGCACCTGCGGAACGTCATCCGGGTGCACGGACAGGGATCGGTCCAGGTGTACGCGCTGCGCGGCGTCGAGCTGGCCGTCCACCCGGGCGAGTTCGTCGCCGTGATGGGGCCCTCCGGCTCCGGCAAGTCCACCCTGCTCACCCTGGCCGGCGGTCTCGACCGGCCCACCGGCGGGCAGGTGGTGGTCGAGGGCGTCGAACTCGGCGGGCTGAACCGGACCGGGCTCGCGGCCCTCCGCCGCCGCTCGGTCGGCTACGTCTTCCAGGACTACAACCTGATCCCGGCCCTCACCGCCGCCGAGAACATCGCGCTGCCCCGGGAACTGGACGGCACCTCCGGGCGGGCCGCCCGCCGCGAGGCGCTCACCGCCCTGGAGGAACTCGGCATCCCCGAGCTCGCGAACCGCTTCCCCGAGGAGATGTCCGGCGGCCAGCAGCAGCGCGTCGCCATCGCCCGCGCCCTGGTCGGCGACCGCCGCCTCGTCCTCGCCGACGAGCCCACCGGCGCCCTCGACTCCGCCACCGGCGAGGCCGTCCTCGGGGTGCTGCGCGCCCGCTGCGACGCCGGCGCCGCGGCCATGATGGTCACCCACGACCCCCGGCACGCCGTCTGGGCCGACCGCGTCGTCTTCCTGCGCGACGGCCGGATCGTCGACGAGAGCATCGGCCGGGACGCCGAGACCCTGCTGCAGCTGTCCAGCCGGAACGGGGCCGGCCGATGA
- the thrC gene encoding threonine synthase, producing the protein MAIDTAAPVTVDLGPAAALSCRECGTRFPLGPSFACVECFGPLEIAYEFGSEGAEELRKRIEAGPASIWRYAPLLPVPADVATKPNLNPGWTPLVKADNLGRELGFTAQLHVKDDSGNPTHSFKDRVVACAIEAARAFGYTTLSCSSTGNLAGAVGAAAARAGFKSCVFIPHDLEQGKVVMAGVYGGELVGIEGNYDDVNRFCSELIGDPAGEGWGFVNVNLRPYYGEGSKTLAYEICEQLGWRLPEQIVIPIASGSQLTKIDKGLQELIKLGLVEDRPYRIFGAQAAGCSPVSAAFKAGHDVIRPVKPDTIAKSLAIGNPADGPYVLDIARRTGGAVEDVTDEEVVAAIRLLARTEGVFAETAGGVTVGVLKKLVETGQLDPSKETVAINTGDGLKTLDAVSEAGMTAVIRPTLASFRDAGLASA; encoded by the coding sequence ATGGCTATCGACACCGCCGCACCCGTCACCGTTGACCTCGGCCCCGCCGCCGCGCTGTCCTGTCGCGAGTGCGGCACCCGGTTCCCGCTCGGCCCCAGCTTCGCCTGTGTGGAGTGTTTCGGCCCGCTGGAGATCGCCTACGAGTTCGGCAGCGAGGGCGCGGAGGAGCTGCGCAAGCGCATCGAGGCCGGTCCGGCGTCGATCTGGCGGTACGCGCCGCTGCTGCCGGTGCCCGCCGACGTCGCCACCAAGCCGAACCTGAACCCCGGGTGGACCCCGCTGGTGAAGGCCGACAACCTGGGCCGCGAGCTCGGGTTCACCGCCCAGCTGCACGTCAAGGACGACTCGGGCAACCCGACCCACTCCTTCAAGGACCGTGTGGTGGCGTGCGCGATCGAGGCGGCGCGGGCCTTCGGCTACACCACCCTCTCCTGCTCCTCGACCGGCAACCTGGCCGGTGCGGTGGGCGCGGCCGCGGCCCGGGCCGGCTTCAAGTCCTGCGTGTTCATCCCGCACGACCTGGAGCAGGGCAAGGTCGTCATGGCCGGTGTGTACGGCGGCGAGCTGGTCGGCATCGAGGGCAACTACGACGACGTGAACCGCTTCTGCTCCGAGCTGATCGGCGACCCGGCCGGCGAGGGCTGGGGCTTCGTCAACGTCAACCTGCGCCCCTACTACGGCGAGGGCTCCAAGACGCTGGCGTACGAGATCTGCGAGCAGCTCGGCTGGCGGCTGCCGGAGCAGATCGTGATCCCGATCGCCTCGGGCTCGCAGCTGACCAAGATCGACAAGGGTCTGCAGGAGCTGATCAAGCTGGGCCTGGTCGAGGACCGGCCGTACCGGATCTTCGGCGCCCAGGCGGCGGGCTGCTCGCCGGTGTCGGCGGCGTTCAAGGCCGGCCACGACGTGATCCGGCCGGTCAAGCCGGACACCATCGCCAAGTCGCTGGCGATCGGCAACCCGGCCGACGGCCCGTACGTGCTCGACATCGCCCGGCGCACCGGCGGTGCGGTGGAGGACGTGACGGACGAGGAGGTCGTGGCGGCGATCCGGCTGCTGGCCCGCACCGAGGGCGTCTTCGCCGAGACCGCGGGCGGGGTGACCGTCGGCGTGCTCAAGAAGCTCGTCGAGACCGGGCAGCTGGACCCGTCGAAGGAGACCGTCGCGATCAACACCGGCGACGGCCTCAAGACGCTCGACGCCGTCTCGGAGGCCGGCATGACCGCCGTGATCCGGCCGACGCTGGCCTCGTTCCGCGACGCCGGCCTGGCGTCGGCCTGA
- a CDS encoding ABC transporter permease yields MRLPALRVALRIARRDALRAKGRSALVVAMIALPVLGVTGADVVYRSGQLTPGERVERVMGESDALLTAYRPGRSVEQAPVAEDGVRVLPAAEGSTAEQQRAAGTAPATLAAELLPRGTVLLPATPGPEVSASTREGLLTTATAEADLTTPVWSGRLDLVDGRAPAAPHEAAATRAFLDEAGLRLGDSTTLKGVDAPFTLTGVVEHPGDLGKVELIGRPGEVIAPLTAALAPAGTPGLTASGTDEGAPPEQWLVRLPAGERLDWDEVREFNRYGFTVTSRAVTLDPPDPSAVPYRQNAWAGVASASDDRTVVLVTVVGMALLEVALLAGPAFAVGARRSRRQLALIGAAGGHRGHVRAVVLGAGLVLGLAGAALGVGLGTVLVAAVRPWAEEAGGSRFGHFALAPLDLLAIGGVGVLTALLAAVLPAVQAARRDVVAGLTGRDTVTAPSRWVPVLGLLLVGTGAAVALYGVGTYETGGMPVVGTFSARTLSVLAGAATAELGLLLFTPMLIALFGRLARRLPLGPRLALRDSARHRGRTAPAVAAVLAAVAGAVAVGVYTTGTEAQDRADYRPSAPIGAVVVDAALKADSPQLARLRSGVEKDLPGLGARADVYDVVYVFCPECSSSVLLKGTGRPEPGMARARTLAGDATVLHNLFGLHDRTAEEALAAGKTVVFDPAYLHDGQAVLTMQGGAGAAPLQPGEVPKPDRREVGVEAVLVANPEAARFGAALMSPEAVRKAALDARPAGSVWLPETAPTPKEQQRAEATVARIVPFARLQVERGYQPKGDLNTLALTGFAAVVVLGAAAVATGLAAADSRNDQATLAAVGAPPRIRRVQAGLQCVLIAGIGAVLGTVSGFVPAMGLLRAHGAGHSGAASFAAPWGVILLVTVVLPVVAGLGAAAFTGGRLPLARRAG; encoded by the coding sequence ATGAGACTCCCCGCCCTGCGCGTCGCGCTGCGCATCGCCCGCCGCGACGCCCTGCGAGCCAAGGGCCGCAGCGCCCTCGTCGTCGCCATGATCGCGCTGCCCGTCCTCGGCGTCACCGGCGCCGACGTGGTCTACCGCAGCGGCCAGCTCACCCCCGGCGAGCGGGTCGAGCGGGTGATGGGCGAGAGCGACGCCCTGCTCACCGCCTACCGTCCGGGCCGCTCCGTCGAACAGGCCCCGGTCGCCGAGGACGGCGTCCGGGTGCTGCCGGCCGCCGAGGGGTCCACCGCCGAGCAGCAGCGGGCCGCCGGGACCGCCCCGGCCACCCTGGCCGCCGAGCTGCTGCCGCGCGGCACCGTCCTGCTGCCGGCCACCCCCGGGCCCGAGGTGAGCGCCTCGACCCGGGAGGGCCTCCTCACCACCGCGACCGCCGAGGCCGACCTGACCACGCCGGTCTGGTCCGGCCGGCTCGACCTGGTCGACGGCCGGGCGCCGGCCGCGCCGCACGAGGCCGCCGCCACCCGGGCCTTCCTCGACGAGGCGGGGCTGCGGCTCGGCGACTCCACCACGCTCAAGGGCGTGGACGCGCCGTTCACCCTGACCGGCGTGGTCGAGCACCCCGGTGACCTCGGCAAGGTGGAGCTGATCGGCCGGCCCGGCGAGGTGATCGCCCCGCTCACGGCGGCGCTCGCACCGGCCGGGACCCCGGGGCTGACCGCGTCCGGCACCGACGAGGGCGCCCCGCCCGAGCAGTGGCTGGTGCGGCTGCCGGCCGGCGAACGGCTCGACTGGGACGAGGTCCGGGAGTTCAACCGGTACGGCTTCACCGTCACCTCCCGGGCCGTCACCCTCGACCCGCCGGACCCGTCCGCCGTCCCGTACCGGCAGAACGCGTGGGCGGGCGTCGCGTCCGCCTCCGACGACCGGACCGTCGTGCTCGTCACCGTCGTCGGGATGGCACTGCTGGAGGTCGCGCTGCTGGCCGGCCCCGCGTTCGCCGTGGGCGCCCGCCGCTCGCGCCGCCAGCTCGCCCTGATCGGCGCAGCCGGCGGACACCGCGGCCACGTCCGCGCCGTCGTCCTCGGTGCCGGACTGGTGCTCGGGCTGGCCGGCGCCGCGCTCGGCGTCGGACTCGGCACCGTCCTGGTCGCCGCGGTGCGGCCCTGGGCGGAGGAGGCGGGCGGCAGCCGTTTCGGGCACTTCGCGCTGGCCCCGCTCGACCTGCTGGCGATCGGCGGCGTCGGTGTCCTCACCGCACTGCTGGCCGCCGTGCTGCCGGCCGTCCAGGCCGCCCGCCGCGACGTGGTGGCCGGCCTGACCGGCCGGGACACCGTCACCGCCCCCAGCCGCTGGGTCCCCGTCCTGGGCCTGCTGCTGGTCGGCACCGGCGCGGCCGTGGCGCTCTACGGCGTCGGCACCTACGAGACCGGCGGCATGCCGGTGGTCGGGACCTTCAGCGCCCGGACGCTCTCGGTGCTCGCCGGCGCGGCCACCGCCGAACTGGGCCTGCTGCTCTTCACCCCGATGCTGATCGCCCTGTTCGGCCGGCTGGCCCGCCGGCTGCCGCTCGGGCCCCGGCTCGCCCTGCGCGACTCGGCCCGCCACCGGGGCCGCACCGCACCGGCCGTGGCCGCCGTGCTGGCCGCCGTCGCCGGGGCCGTCGCCGTCGGCGTCTACACCACCGGCACCGAGGCGCAGGACCGCGCCGACTACCGGCCGTCGGCCCCGATCGGCGCCGTCGTGGTCGACGCCGCCCTCAAGGCGGACAGTCCGCAGCTGGCGCGGCTGCGCAGCGGTGTCGAGAAGGACCTGCCGGGCCTCGGCGCCCGCGCCGACGTGTACGACGTCGTCTACGTCTTCTGCCCGGAGTGCTCCTCCAGCGTCCTGCTCAAGGGGACCGGCCGGCCCGAGCCGGGCATGGCCCGGGCGCGGACCCTGGCGGGGGACGCGACCGTCCTGCACAACCTCTTCGGGCTGCACGACCGGACGGCGGAGGAGGCGCTGGCGGCCGGCAAGACGGTCGTCTTCGACCCCGCCTACCTGCACGACGGCCAGGCCGTGCTGACCATGCAGGGCGGTGCCGGGGCGGCTCCGCTCCAGCCCGGCGAGGTGCCGAAGCCGGACCGGCGGGAGGTCGGCGTCGAGGCCGTGCTCGTCGCGAACCCGGAGGCCGCCCGGTTCGGCGCGGCGCTGATGAGCCCCGAGGCGGTGCGGAAGGCCGCCCTCGACGCCCGCCCGGCCGGGTCGGTCTGGCTGCCGGAGACCGCGCCCACCCCGAAGGAGCAGCAGCGGGCCGAGGCGACCGTGGCGCGGATCGTCCCGTTCGCCCGGCTCCAGGTGGAGCGCGGCTACCAGCCGAAGGGGGACCTGAACACCCTCGCGCTCACCGGGTTCGCCGCCGTCGTGGTGCTGGGCGCCGCGGCCGTGGCCACCGGGCTCGCCGCCGCCGACTCGCGCAACGACCAGGCCACGCTGGCCGCGGTCGGCGCGCCGCCGCGGATCCGGCGGGTGCAGGCCGGGCTGCAGTGCGTGCTGATCGCGGGGATCGGGGCGGTGCTCGGCACGGTCAGCGGGTTCGTGCCCGCGATGGGACTGCTCCGGGCGCACGGCGCCGGGCACTCGGGGGCGGCGTCCTTCGCCGCGCCCTGGGGGGTGATCCTGCTGGTCACGGTGGTGCTGCCGGTGGTGGCGGGGCTGGGTGCGGCCGCGTTCACCGGTGGGAGGCTGCCGTTGGCGCGGCGGGCGGGGTGA
- a CDS encoding HD domain-containing protein produces the protein MPDAPDPDLLAAWTALLRRCGAADDPEPAGRELLRRWAEPQRRYHSTGHLRAVLAHVDALAGHADDPDAVRLAAWFHDAVYRPDRSENEERSAVLAVRALAGAGLPAARVDEVARLVRLTVTHHPGPGDRDGEVLCDADLAVLGGTPEAYAAYAAAVREEYAFVPEPDFRAGRAAVLRRLLALPALYRTPTARERFDAPARANLTAELAQLAQLAEPTGASGPTGA, from the coding sequence ATGCCCGACGCGCCCGATCCCGACCTCCTCGCCGCCTGGACCGCCCTGCTCCGCCGCTGCGGCGCCGCGGACGACCCCGAACCGGCCGGCCGGGAGCTGCTGCGCCGCTGGGCCGAGCCGCAGCGCCGCTACCACTCCACCGGCCACCTGCGGGCGGTGCTGGCCCACGTGGACGCGCTCGCCGGCCACGCCGACGACCCGGACGCCGTCCGGCTCGCCGCCTGGTTCCACGACGCCGTCTACCGCCCGGACCGGTCCGAGAACGAGGAACGCAGCGCCGTCCTCGCCGTCCGGGCCCTCGCCGGGGCCGGACTCCCCGCCGCACGGGTCGACGAGGTCGCCCGGCTGGTCCGGCTCACCGTCACCCACCACCCCGGGCCCGGCGACCGCGACGGCGAGGTGCTCTGCGACGCCGACCTCGCCGTCCTCGGCGGCACCCCGGAGGCCTACGCCGCGTACGCGGCCGCCGTCCGGGAGGAGTACGCCTTCGTCCCCGAGCCGGACTTCCGGGCCGGGCGCGCGGCCGTGCTCCGCCGACTCCTCGCGCTCCCCGCGCTCTACCGCACGCCCACCGCGCGCGAGCGGTTCGACGCCCCCGCCCGCGCCAACCTGACCGCCGAACTCGCCCAACTCGCCCAACTCGCCGAACCGACCGGCGCGAGCGGACCGACCGGCGCCTGA
- a CDS encoding PadR family transcriptional regulator — MTERAMQEPTLLLLTALADAPRHGYALIQEIAAISDGRVKMRTGTLYGALDRLLQQGLIEVAAEEIVDGRARRTYALTEGGRGALGAEAERLRSVADEAQRRLAAVRPAAVRPAGPARPAFLRVRGAFA, encoded by the coding sequence ATGACAGAACGGGCCATGCAGGAGCCGACGCTGCTTCTGCTCACCGCGCTCGCCGACGCCCCCAGGCACGGCTACGCGCTCATCCAGGAGATCGCCGCGATTTCCGACGGCCGGGTCAAGATGCGCACCGGCACGTTGTACGGCGCGCTCGACCGCCTGCTCCAGCAGGGCCTGATCGAGGTCGCCGCCGAGGAGATCGTCGACGGCCGGGCCCGTCGCACCTACGCGCTCACCGAGGGCGGGCGGGGCGCGCTGGGCGCCGAGGCCGAACGCCTGCGCTCCGTCGCGGACGAGGCGCAGCGGCGGCTCGCGGCCGTCCGTCCGGCCGCCGTCCGACCGGCCGGGCCGGCGCGCCCGGCGTTCCTGAGGGTCAGGGGGGCCTTCGCATGA
- the groL gene encoding chaperonin GroEL (60 kDa chaperone family; promotes refolding of misfolded polypeptides especially under stressful conditions; forms two stacked rings of heptamers to form a barrel-shaped 14mer; ends can be capped by GroES; misfolded proteins enter the barrel where they are refolded when GroES binds), whose amino-acid sequence MAKIIAFDEEARRGLERGMNQLADAVKVTLGPKGRNVVLEKKWGAPTITNDGVSIAKEIELEDPYEKIGAELVKEVAKKTDDVAGDGTTTATVLAQALVREGLRNVAAGANPMALKRGIEKAVVAVSDQLLAQAKDVETKEQIASTASISAADTQIGELIAEAMDKVGKEGVITVEESNTFGLELELTEGMRFDKGYISAYFATDLERMEAVFDEPYILIANSKIGSVKDLLPLLEKVMQSGKPLVIIAEDVEAEALSTLVVNKIKGTFKSVAVKAPGFGDRRKAMLQDIAILTGGTVIAEEVGLKLESAGLDLLGTARKVVITKDETTIVDGGGDGEQVAGRVSQIRVEIENSDSDYDREKLQERLAKLAGGVAVIKAGAATEVELKERKHRIEDAVRNAKAAVEEGIVAGGGVALLQAAVAFDKLELEGDEATGANIVKIALEAPIKQIAANAGLEGGVVVEKVRNLPAGHGLNAATNEYVDLIAEGIIDPAKVTRSALQNAASIAALFLTTEAVIADKPEKAAAAGGGMPGGDMDF is encoded by the coding sequence ATGGCCAAGATCATCGCCTTTGATGAGGAAGCTCGCCGCGGCCTTGAGCGTGGCATGAACCAGCTCGCCGACGCGGTGAAGGTCACGCTCGGCCCCAAGGGTCGCAACGTCGTTCTGGAGAAGAAGTGGGGCGCCCCCACCATCACCAACGACGGTGTCTCCATCGCCAAGGAGATCGAGCTCGAAGACCCGTACGAGAAGATCGGTGCGGAGCTCGTCAAGGAGGTCGCCAAGAAGACCGACGACGTCGCGGGTGACGGCACCACCACCGCCACCGTGCTGGCCCAGGCGCTCGTCCGCGAGGGTCTGCGCAACGTCGCCGCCGGCGCCAACCCGATGGCCCTGAAGCGCGGTATCGAGAAGGCCGTCGTCGCCGTCTCCGACCAGCTCCTGGCCCAGGCCAAGGACGTGGAGACCAAGGAGCAGATCGCCTCCACCGCCTCCATCTCGGCCGCCGACACCCAGATCGGCGAGCTCATCGCCGAGGCCATGGACAAGGTCGGCAAGGAAGGCGTCATCACCGTCGAGGAGAGCAACACCTTCGGTCTGGAGCTTGAGCTCACCGAGGGCATGCGCTTCGACAAGGGCTACATCTCGGCCTACTTCGCCACCGACCTGGAGCGCATGGAGGCCGTCTTCGACGAGCCGTACATCCTGATCGCCAACTCCAAGATCGGCTCGGTCAAGGACCTGCTCCCGCTGCTGGAGAAGGTCATGCAGAGCGGCAAGCCGCTGGTCATCATCGCCGAGGACGTCGAGGCCGAGGCCCTGTCGACCCTGGTCGTGAACAAGATCAAGGGCACCTTCAAGTCCGTCGCCGTCAAGGCCCCGGGCTTCGGTGACCGCCGCAAGGCCATGCTGCAGGACATCGCCATCCTCACCGGCGGCACCGTGATCGCCGAGGAGGTGGGCCTGAAGCTGGAGAGCGCCGGCCTCGACCTGCTGGGCACCGCCCGCAAGGTGGTCATCACCAAGGACGAGACGACCATCGTCGACGGTGGCGGCGACGGCGAGCAGGTCGCCGGCCGCGTGAGCCAGATCCGCGTCGAGATCGAGAACAGCGACTCGGACTACGACCGCGAGAAGCTCCAGGAGCGCCTCGCCAAGCTGGCCGGCGGCGTGGCCGTCATCAAGGCCGGCGCGGCGACCGAGGTCGAGCTCAAGGAGCGCAAGCACCGCATCGAGGACGCGGTGCGCAACGCCAAGGCCGCCGTCGAGGAGGGCATCGTCGCCGGTGGCGGCGTCGCCCTGCTGCAGGCCGCCGTCGCGTTCGACAAGCTGGAGCTTGAGGGCGACGAGGCCACCGGTGCCAACATCGTCAAGATCGCGCTGGAGGCCCCGATCAAGCAGATCGCGGCCAACGCCGGCCTCGAAGGCGGTGTCGTGGTGGAGAAGGTGCGCAACCTCCCCGCCGGCCACGGTCTGAACGCCGCGACCAACGAGTACGTCGACCTCATCGCCGAGGGCATCATCGACCCGGCCAAGGTCACGCGCTCCGCGCTGCAGAACGCCGCCTCCATCGCGGCGCTCTTCCTCACCACCGAGGCCGTCATCGCCGACAAGCCGGAGAAGGCTGCGGCTGCCGGCGGCGGCATGCCGGGCGGTGACATGGACTTCTGA
- a CDS encoding cold-shock protein gives MAQGTVKWFNAEKGYGFIAVDGGADVFVHYSAIQMDGYRTLEEGQRVEFEISQGQKGPQADMVRAAV, from the coding sequence ATGGCTCAGGGCACCGTCAAGTGGTTCAACGCGGAGAAGGGCTACGGCTTCATCGCGGTCGACGGTGGTGCGGACGTCTTCGTCCACTACAGCGCGATCCAGATGGACGGCTACCGCACCCTTGAGGAGGGCCAGCGGGTCGAGTTCGAGATCTCTCAGGGGCAGAAGGGCCCGCAGGCGGACATGGTCCGCGCGGCGGTCTGA